In Amaranthus tricolor cultivar Red isolate AtriRed21 chromosome 3, ASM2621246v1, whole genome shotgun sequence, a single window of DNA contains:
- the LOC130808481 gene encoding protein FAR-RED IMPAIRED RESPONSE 1-like encodes MIDVIEEISGSTEHMESLLTVTFTTTTNFGDNNANSSSQLMVVLQDNIDKAGTSLTEHMEPLQTVTFTTTSNLGDNNANSSSQLMVALQDKNDIAATSLTEHMEPLQIVTFTTTSNLGENNANSSSQLMVALQDNNDPPSSMNPFEPINDRNIVPSLSEHLYGTPTHNLNRKQFIPHCEKNLIPVLHMTFDSLEEGVKFYETYAKACGFDIRSGTKKVYKGVVTSKYYLCNKQGMREEKLGALRRSLVTREDCYAKIVFQMTKEGKYWVFKFIEAHSHILASPISRQHLKGSSSLNSGQKRYIMNNLNLNKGPTSSYRMWKEQVGSYLKVGASLDNFKNFYKDLKCFINESDGQMFVEMFVKKKEISPSFFFFDFEVDDTKSLSKAIWADGISRRNYSLFGDSISVDATYGTNKYNQIFVPFTVLTIIKKCVTFAVGLISREDVSSYTWLFESFLRAMDGKQPNSIITDQDPAIKIALPNVFDKDNKPHEFEDQWSKMMSDYEHANLRNNDWLNSMYDIREMWVPAYFRDLYMGGLLRTTSRWESENNFFNYLVNKFLTLVELQMSVYTDVVSKDFQKQILSARDECGFEKNFVRDGKDVYRVVHFNTGTIFEVVYDAQTLYVDCSCKLFKRVGVLCKHALWVLHAKGVKYIPEPYILKRWTKDASKTPVYDIDGTLLDGNNAMESRKGVLGNVWNEVHRCINLAEDDEDDLVELLHKMKLYSAELLAKMNRGVEKTKRQELEKFLGF; translated from the exons atgatt GATGTAATTGAAGAAATTAGCGGCTCAACTGAACATATGGAATCCTTACTAACTGTGACATTTACAACCACTACTAACTTTGGTGATAACAATGCAAATTCTTCAAGTCAACTCATG GTTGTATTGCAAGATAATATTGATAAGGCTGGAACATCTTTAACTGAGCATATGGAACCCTTACAAACTGTGACTTTTACAACCACTTCTAACCTTGGTGATAACAATGCAAATTCCTCAAGTCAACTCATG GTTGCATTGCAAGATAAAAATGATATAGCTGCAACTTCTTTAACTGAGCATATGGAACCCTTACAAATTGTGACTTTTACAACCACTTCTAACCTTGGTGAAAACAATGCAAATTCTTCAAGTCAACTCATG gttGCATTGCAAGATAATAATGATCCACCATCTTCTATGAATCCTTTTGAACCTATTAATGACCGTAATATCGTACCTTCTTTAAGTGAACATTTgtat GGTACACCTACTCATAATCTTAATCGTAAACAGTTCATCCCTCATTGTGAGAAAAATCTGATACCAGTATTGCATATGACTTTTGATTCATTAGAAGAAGGGGTGAAATTCTATGAAACATATGCTAAGGCTTGTGGTTTTGACATTAGATCAGGAACTAAGAAAGTATATAAAGGTGTTGTTACATCTAAATACTATTTGTGTAATAAACAAGGGATGAGGGAAGAGAAATTAGGTGCATTGAGAAGAAGTCTTGTAACTCGTGAAGATTGTTATGCTAAAATTGTTTTTCAAATGACTAAAGAGGGTaaatattgggtttttaagtttattgAAGCCCATAGCCACATTCTTGCCTCACCTATTTCTAGGCAACATTTAAAAGGGTCATCTAGTTTAAACAGTGGACAAAAAAGATACATTATGAACAATTTGAACTTGAATAAAGGTCCAACAAGTTCATATAGGATGTGGAAAGAACAAGTAGGAAGTTATTTAAAAGTAGGTGCTTCACTTGATAACTTTAAAAACTTTTATAAGGATTTAAAGTGTTTTATTAATGAATCTGATGGGCAAATGTTTGTGGAAATGTTTGttaagaagaaagaaatttcacctagtttttttttttttgattttgaggtTGATGATACTAAATCTCTATCGAAGGCAATTTGGGCAGATGGTATTAGTAGGAGAAACTATTCATTGTTTGGTGATTCGATATCTGTGGATGCTACTTATGGTACTAACaagtataatcaaatttttgttccttTCACGGTGTTGACCATCATAAAAAAATGTGTCACTTTTGCTGTCGGTCTTATTAGTAGGGAAGATGTATCTTCTTATACTTGGTTATTTGAATCTTTTTTAAGGGCAATGGATGGAAAACAACCAAATTCCATTATAACAGACCAAGATCCAGCCATAAAAATTGCTCTACCCAATGTTTTTGACAA GGATAATAAGCCCCATGAATTTGAAGATCAGTGGTCAAAAATGATGTCGGATTATGAGCATGCTAATTTAAGAAATAATGACTGGTTGAATAGTATGTATGATATTAGAGAAATGTGGGTGCCCGCATATTTTAGAGATCTTTATATGGGTGGTTTGCTTAGAACAACATCTAGGTGGGAAAGTGAGaacaattttttcaattacttAGTGAACAAATTTCTTACATTAGTTGAACTCCAAATGAG TGTCTACACAGATGTTGTTTCTAaggattttcaaaaacaaattcTAAGTGCACGCGATGAGTGTGGTTTTGAAAAGAATTTCGTTAGAGATGGCAAGGATGTGTATCGTGTGGTACATTTCAACACTGGGACAATTTTTGAAGTTGTGTATGATGCACAAACATTGTATGTTGATTGCTCTTGTAAGTTATTCAAAAGAGTAGGAGTCTTATGTAAGCATGCATTATGGGTTTTGCATGCAAAAGGCGTTAAGTATATACCAGAACCTTACATATTGAAAAGGTGGACAAAAGATGCTAGCAAAACACCTGTCTATGATATTGATGGCACATTATTGGATGGCAATAATGCTATGGAATCTAGAAAAGGGGTTTTAGGAAATGTTTGGAATGAGGTACATCGATGCATTAATTTGGCagaagatgatgaggatgatttaGTTGAACTTTTGCACAAAATGAAGTTGTATTCAGCTGAGCTTTTAGCAAAAATGAATCGTGGGGTTGAGAAGACAAAACGTCAAGAGTTAGAAAAGTTTTTGGGGTTTTAA